ATCAAATAATCCTGAAGAAAAAAGTAAAACTGATAATTCTACTGATTCTACTAAGCAAAACGAAACTGCCAAAGCTCCTTCCACATCAGATAATAAAGATAACTCTAAAAATATTGATAACTCTGATAAAAATATTCAATCTAAATCTGACAAGAACATAAAATCTACAAAAAGACAAAATAGTAAAACTACTTTAATCGCTCAAGTTGGTTCTAAATCAAAAGCAAAGGCTCAAACTAAGCCTACTAGTAAATCTCACAAAGAAAATTCAGGTGTTGTAATTAAAGATAATAAAACTAGTATGGCTAAGCTAGATATTAAAACTAAAACTAATAAAACAAAAAAAGACAATTCAAGTACTGTGACTAAAACTGATAAAGTAAAAGATAAAAAACCAGATACCCAAAATAAACCCGATAAAAAACATGAAACAAAGCCAACTACAGAAGTTAAACCTGATAAAAAGAACGAAAACAAGCCGACTACTGAAATTAAACCCGATAAAAAGAACGAAGACAAACCAACTACTGAAACTAAACCTGATAAAAAGAACGAAGACAAACCAACTACTGAAACTAAACCTGATAAAAAGAATGAAGACAAACCAACTACTGAAACTAAACCTGATAAAAAGAATGAAGACAAACCGACTACTGAAACTAAACCCGATAAAAAGAACGAAGACAAACCAACTACTGAAACTAAACCTGATAAAAAGAATGAAGACAAGCCGACTACTGAAACTAAACCTGATAAAAAGAATGAAGACAAGCCAACTACTGAAACTAAACCTAGTGAAACAAATCAAAATAATTCTCCTGTTAACTCCGAAAAAGATTTAGTAACTAGGATAGAATCTAATTTGACTTCTTATCCAGATAGATTAACTATTACCCTAGGAAAAGATTACTCTCCTAATGATTGGGATAAACTTAATGATATCGTTAAATCAATAATCTTTAACAGTAATAATTTCAACTATGGATTTAATAGTTGGGGTTGGGAAAGAATAGGCAATAAACTTACATTAAAACCTAACTATTCACTACCTAAAGCTAAACTTCAATCTCAAAATGAAGAAGTAACTATAAAGGTAGATACTATAATTAATACAATAATAAAAAAAGGTATGAGTGAATTACAAAAAGAGAAAGCTATTCATGATTATATTGTTAATAATACAGTATATAACTATGCTAATTTTAAAAATAATATATATGACCCTAATGATCACTCTGCTTATGGACCATTAATATTAGGAACTGCTGTTTGTGAAGGCTATGCAAAGGCTATGAATTTATTACTTAACAAAGTAGGAATAGAATCATTTATGGTTACTGGTTTAGGTAACGGTGGCCCACATGCTTGGAACATAGTTAAAATTGATGGAAAATACTATAATGTAGATAGCACATTTGATGATCCTGTAGGTGCAGGAAACGTATTAAGATATACTTATTTTAATAAATCAGATTCAGCTATTTCTTTCGATCATTCAAGAGATGATATGGGTGCAAAATTACCTAAGTGTACAGATACTAAATATGATAAATATACAGATTCTGATTGGTCAAAAATAAAATAATTATATAACAACAAAAGTCTACTTAATATTTTTATAAATTTAAGTAGACTTTTATTATTTACTTAATATACAATTTTCCTGTATCTTTTAGCTTTTAATTCTAATAAATATAAATCCCTAATTTAAATTATAATAATTAATTTTTTAATAGTTAACTATTGTCTTTTACTATAATTGCTTCAATAAATTTACCATCTCTATAGCCGTTACTGCTGCATCATACCCCTTATTTCCAGCCTTAGTTCCAGCCCTTTCTATAGCTTGCTCAATTGTATCTGTGGTTAAAACTCCGAATACTACTGGTTTTTCAGATGCTAATGAAATAGCTGCAATCCCCTTAGATGCCTCAGCACAAACATAATCAAAATGTGGAGTTGAACCTTTAATAACTGCACCTAAACATATAACTGCATCATACCTATCCTCCTTTACCATTTTCTTAGCCACTAATGGAATTTCAAAAGCTCCTGGTACCCATGCAATCTCTATGTTATTGCTACTAACACCATGCCTTTTTAATCCATCTAATGCTCCACCTAGTAACTTTGAAGAAATAAACTCATTAAATCTCCCAACTACAATACCAACTTTAATATCTTCCGCTATTAAATTTCCTTCAAATATTTTCATTTTTTACTCCCCCATATTGTATTAATTTAATAAGATAACATATGATTTAATTTTTCTTTTTTAGTCTTTAAATAAAACTCATTGTTCTCATTATGATTTATTTGAATAGATACCCTCTCAACCACTTCTATACCATAGCCATTTAAATCATTAATTTTTCTAGGGTTATTCGTCATAAGTCTAACCTTTTTAGCTCCTAAGTCCTTAAGCATTTGCGCAGCTATGTAATAGTCCCTCATATCTGCAGGAAATCCTAATTTAAGATTTGCCTCTACAGTATCAAGACCTTGATCTTGTAATTCATAAGCCTTTAATTTATTGATAAGACCTATTCCTCTTCCTTCTTGCCTCATATATAATAAAATCCCACAACCTTCTTTAGATATTTTCTTCATTGCTGCATCATATTGTGCCCCGCAGTCACATCTTTTAGATCCTAACACGTCTCCCGTTAAACACTCTGAATGTACTCTAGTTAGTATAGAATCTCCAGATTTTATATCCCCTTTCACTAATGCCACATGATGTTCTCCATTCAACTTATTAATAAACCCATATAACTTAAAGTCACCGTATTTAGTTGGCATTTTAGTCTCAACCACTCTTTCAATAAGCTTTTCTCTCTTTTTTCTATAGTTTACTAAATCAGCTATAGTAACAATTTTCAGATTATGAGCCTTGGCAAATTTCATTAATTGTTTAGTCCTTGCCATAGTTCCATCCTCATTCATGATTTCACATATAACACCTGAAGGTTTTAATCCTGCAAGCTTAGCTAAATCCACTGCTGCTTCCGTATGCCCAACTCTCTTTAATACCCCACCTTCTCTAGCTATTAATGGGAAAACATGACCTGGCCTTCTAAAATTTTGGCCATTACTATCTTCTAGCAACTTCTGTATTGTTAATGCTCTTTCAAAAGCTGAAATGCCTGTAGTTGTATCAATATGGTCAACAGAAACTGTAAAAGCTGTTTCATGATTATCTGTATTATCTTCTACCATTGGATTAATATTTAACTTCTTAAGTATCCCTTCTTCCATAGGCATACATATAAGACCTCTACCATACCTCGCCATGAAGTTTATAGCTTCACCAGTAACCTTCTCTGCTGACATTAACAAGTCACCCTCATTTTCCCTATCTGGATCATCAATAACAATAACCATTTTTCCTTTCTTAATATCATTTATTGCTTCCTCAATTGTATTAAACTCCATATCTATTCCCCCTATTTATTACATAAATCCATTATCCCTAAGAAAATCTTCACTTATAGGACTCTTATTTACATTACTTATATCCAAATCAAATTTTAATAATTTCTCCACATACTTTCCTATTACATCACATTCAAGATTAACTGTATCTCCTATATTCTTGGTAATTAGTGTTGTTTTTTCAGCAGTATGTGGAATTATAGAAACTTTAAAACATTCCTTATCAACATATGCTACTGTTAAGCTTATTCCATCTATAGCAATACTCCCCTTTTCAACTACATACTTTAATATATTAATTGATGTTTTAATGGTAATCCAAATAGCATTATCTTCTCTCATAAATGAACTAATCTTCCCAATTCCGTCGATATGTCCACTAACCACATGTCCCCCAAATCTACTTTGAAGAATCATTGCCCTCTCTAAGTTAACCTTACTTCCAATATTAAGTTCACCTAAAGAACTTCTTCTTAAAGTTTCTGGCATTACATCTACTGTAAATGTATCTTCACTTAAGTTTGTTACTGTAAGACATATACCATTGGTGCAAATACTATCCCCTAAACGTGTTTTTTCTAAGACAGTCTTAGCTTTTATTAATAAACTTGAAGACCTCTCACTATTCTTTATTCCTTTAACTACTCCTATTTCTTCAACTATCCCTGTAAACACCTATACTCTCCCTCCTTCAATATAGCCTTCAAGTAATATATCTTCTCCGGTAAAACTTGAAGTGAGGTTTTTAACTTTATAGGCATCCTTTAATAAGGTTATACCTCTACCCCCTATAGAGGTTTTAGCTTTTTCTCCTCCGATTATCTTAGGTGCAATATAAATTTGTATCTTATCTACTATACATTCATCTAAAGCTGAAAAGTTTAATGTAGATCCTCCTTCTAAAAGGATACTATCAATCCTTAACTCACCTAATTTAATCATTAAATCCTGTAAATCTACCCTTTCATACTTTGATTTAACGATTAGTACTTTCACACCTAAGTTTGTTAAAGTAGATAATTTACATTTATCAGCTTTTTCTGTAGTTGCAATAATTGTTTTAGCTTTATTGATACCTTGTAATACTTTTGATTCCATTGGTATTCTAAGATGACTATCCACAATTATTCTTATAGGGTTTATGGTATCTTTCACCCTGCATGTTAACTGAGGATTATCTTTTATAATTGTATCTATACCTACCATAATCCCGGAAACTTCACCTCTTAACTTATGGACATCTATTCTTGACTCCTCTCCAGTAATCCACTTTGATTCTCCTGAAATAGTAGCTATTTTACTATCTAAAGACGTAGCAGTTTTTAATATAACAAAGGGTTTTTTATGAGTTATATACTTAATAAATACTTCATTAAGTTTTATGCTCTCTTTCTCCAAAACCCCAACAACGACTTCTATTCCAGCTTCTTTAAGTTTTGTAATTCCCTTTCCCGAAACCATTGGATTAGGATCGACCATACCTATTACAACCCTACTAATTTTCTTCTCTATAATTTTATCTACGCATGGTCCTGTTTTACCATAATGAAAACATGGCTCTAAATTAACATACATAGTAGCTCCTGTTACATCATCAATAGCATTATTTATTGCATCTACTTCTGCATGAGCCTTTCCGTATTCCTTATGATAACCACTGGCAATTATTCTATTGTCTTTTACAATTATTGCACCTACCATAGGGTTAGGGTTTACTTTACCTCTTCCCTTATTAGCTAGATCTAAAGCTATTTTCATATAATACTCATCCATACACACACCCCCAAAATAATTACTCAATAACTCTTCAGATTATATGAAAAAAGCCCTGAGTTATATAAACTCAGAGCATAAAGATATCCTATAGGAAGTTACTTTCTTTAAGTAAACCATAGCTAATGTAGATTTTTAATAAGTATAAATTATATATAATAATTAGTAATATAAATTAAAAAGCTCTGAAATATAAACTATTTCAGAGCACAATAAACTAAATATAATATAATTATATTTAAAATTACTACATTTTATATTTATCTTCTTTCATCCAGACTATACTGTCGGCTTCGGAATCTAACCGAATCATACCTATATGGCTCGCGGGCTTTACCGCCGGTAGGGAATTTCACCCTGCCCTGAAGATTTATTGAATTTTATGACTTTATATTATTACTTATTTAACCAGTTGTCAATATATTAAATCCAGAATAATGAAAATTATATTAAAATTACAACTTATATGCAGTATTATTCCCTATATACTAATTAAATAAAAACTTCTATAATTTATTAAGTACTCCTTTCTAAAAAGGGAAGTAAGGATAAAAAGGATATGGTGGAGCAAAGTAAGGGTAAGGTAATAAGGATAATGCAGCTAAAGTAGCAAATGGAAATCTTCTATGCCTAAATCGTCTAAATCTTCTTCTACCACGACGAGGATTTCCATATTGACGTTGGCGATCATATTTATTTTCATCCTCTCGCTCCATCACATCCTCACCAACTAATACAATAATGTGATCCGTGTCTACTTTTACAATAATCCCATCAACTGTACTTCCATCCTTCATAGTTAAAATAGTGTGATAATGCATGCAACTTTTACATTTATCATGTAACGATTGCATATCTCTGTAATCATCATTTCCTTCTAAAGTCATTTTTAAAACCATCTCCTTTCCAGTATCATGATATTCATTTTTAAGGAGATGTGTACCATTTTAATTGATAAATCTTTATATAAAATTCTACAAATAGTTTATCTATTTTATTCGCTTCATAAGCTTATACTTTTATTCTTAATTCTATATCTTAACTTTATAAGACTTATTAAATTTTAAAAATTGAAGTTAAGTTCCACAATAAGTTCTGTACGGACAAGTTGATGGTTTAGGTAGTGTAGAGTAATATTCCTGTTCCTCAGAGTAAGAATATGGTTTTGAAAGAACATCTAAAAGCCTATCCATTACACCATAATCTCCTTGTTTTACTGCAGCATCTAATGCTTCTTCTACCCTATGATTACGTGGGATTACTGCTGGATTACTACTTTTCATAAGCCTCTTTACATCATCTTTTGATTCTTCTTGTCTTGTTAGTCTATCCTGCCATAATTCATACCACTGATTAAACTCCTTCGTACCAAATAGCGCCATATACTCTATATTGTCAAGAGTTAACGCACGGAAGGTATTGGTATAATCTGCTCCATACTTCTGCATGGTACTTAGAAGTCCTTCAATTAGGTATTCATCTGTAAGCTCTTCATTAAATATTCCAAGTTTTGCTCTCATTCCAGAAAGCCAATTATACTTATACAACTTAGTAAAACCTGAAATCTCATTCTGTGCTAGCTTGATAGCTTCATCCTTATTATCATGCAACAAGGGTAATAGTGTTTCAGCAAACCTTGCAAGATTCCATGCGGCAATATTAGGTTGATTACCATAAGCATACCTACCATGAATATCAATAGAACTAAATACAGTTGCAGTGTCATACACATCCATAAATGCACAAGGACCATAGTCAATTGTTTCTCCACTAATTGCCATATTATCAGTATTCATTACTCCATGAATAAAACCGACTAATTGCCATTTTGCAATAAGCTCAGCTTGTTTCTTGATTACCTCCTGAAGCAAGAAAAGATGGGGATTCTCTTTATGCTCTGTTCCTTCAAAATGTTTTTGTAAAGTATAATCAGCCAATGCCTTAAGCTCTTCAACTGTACCCCATTGTGAAGCGTATTGAAATGTACCAACACGTATATGGCTTGAGGCTACACGAGTCAGTATTGCACCAGGTAGCTCAGTTTCCCGGATTATTTGCTCACCTGTTGTAACCACAGCTAAACTACGAGTAGTAGGAATACCTAATGCATTCATTGCCTCACTTATAATGTATTCTCTTAACATTGGACCTAGGGCTGCTTTCCCATCGCCTCCTCTTGAATATGCAGTTCTACCTGAACCTTTAAGCTGAATATCAAATACTTCACCTTTTGGAGTCATATGCTCCCCCATGAGCATTGCTCTTCCATCACCTAACATGGTAAAATGACCGAATTGATGTCCTGCATATGCTTGAGCAAGAGGTTTGGCCTCTTCTGGTATCTTATTTCCTGCAAGTATATCTACTCCATCATTGCTTTGTAATGCCTTATCACTTAGCCCTAAGGATTTTATTAAAGAATAATTTATTGCAACCAATTTGGGTGAGGGTACATGGCTTGGGCTCTGTCTAGTAAAAAACATTTTTGGAAGGCGAGCATAACTATTTTCAAAGTTAAATCCTGTTTCTGTTGTTAACTTTTCTTCTTTCATTGTATCTCCTTTTCTTCTTTTATTTTTTATATAGCTTTTTTAATTAAGAAAAATTCATATTTTTAGATATAAACTTCTATAATAACTTATCTCTTTTTAGTGTATACTTCTAAGAACTTATTATTCTCACCATATTTCCCCTTAGGCACTAACTCTTATAGTCTAATCTCTAAATTCTAACTATCCTTTAAGATCTAATTATATAAAATGCTTTTAAGTGTATTTATATAAAAATAATGAAAGGCTAATAAAAGAGCCTTTCATTATTTTTCTTTAATTACTTGATTTTATGTTTACCCATGCATGATCATATAGTTTTTTAACTTCCTTAGGGAAATCAACATATATTTCACATCTATCCATTATTTCTTTAGGCATATATGCATTAGGATTATTTCTAACTTCCTCTGGTTGTTTTAACCTTGCTTCTTTATTTGGAGTTGTATATCCTATTTCATCAGCTATTCTTAATGCACTTTCCTTATCACTTACAAAGTTTATGAACTTTTCAGCACCTTCAACATTTTTAGCATTACTAGGTATACATAAGCTATCAATCCAGAAATTTGCACCTTCCTTAGGTACTACATAAACTAAATTAGGATTTTCGTCTTGAAGATTTAAGCCTTCTCCAGACCAGATCATATTTATATCAGATTCTCCTGCTGGAATCATTGTAGTTCCATTATCAACTCCATATATTGGATTTAATGATTTTCTTTGTTTTAATAATAGCTCTTTAGCTTCTTCAATTTCTTTTGGATTAGTTGAATTTAAAGAATATCCAAGTTTCTTTAAAGCTGCTCCCATAGTATCTCTATAGGTATCAAACATAAAGACCTTACCTTTATATTTTTCATTCCACAGTATATCCCAACTATCTACTTTTTCTTTTACCACATTTTTATTATAAATAAGCCCCACTGTTCCAAACATATAAGGAACTGAATATTTATTACCTGGGTCTATTTCTAGGTTTAAGTAATCTTTATCCATTTGAGATATATTAGGTATATTATCTTTGTTTATCTTTTGAACAAGATCTTTTTTAATCATTCTTGGCATTAGGGCATCAGAAACTAAAATAACATCATATTTTACTCCACCCTTACTAATTTTTTGATACATTGTCTCCATATCATCAAAAGTTTCAATATTAACTTTTATACCATACTTCTTCTCAAACTCTTTTATAGTTTCTTTATCTATATTTTCTCCATAGTTAAAAAAACTTATTTCTTTAGGAGACTCTTTGCTACATCCTACAAAGAATGTACCCATCATTACTATACAAATTGATAAACTCAATAATTTAAATAATTTTTTCATGCTACAACTCCTTCCATGTATTATACAGTTATTGTAATACCTCAAGCTATCATTGATTAATCAAACTGTGACAATTATCTGTACTTATAATAAATACCATAACAGTTTCTTTAAATGAATCTATTATAACTAAGCTTTTTCTTAATAGTCCAGTAGATCCTTCCCCCACAATGAAGCTACATATGATAATATACAATACTTCTATTAAAAATGTCTATAATATTTAATTCTTAGGCAAACATTACCTACTCCTAAAAAGAAAGTTTTATCTGAAAAAAAAGACATAAAAAAATAGTTGATTTTATAAATTCTATAAAACTAACAAAAAAAATCAATCAACCTTTTAAAGGCTAGGTATACCTAATTAAAGTCAATGGAAAAAATGATTATAATATATCTTTTTTAAAAGATAAAATTAACATTAATGGTACTTGGTATGAAATAGATAGTAATATTATTAATGTGTTATATAATCTTTATAAAGAATTGGACTATGAAGAAGAAAATTTTTTTAATAAATAATATTTATAATCAATCATTTTTACTTTTTCAATTCTCCCCATTAGTTCATAATAATTACGCCATTCCGTTACTGATTGAAGCGGGATTTTTACGCCATTAATCTCTGTATAGTCGATAATGTCATCTTTATTAAGTTGAAAATAAAAATCTCTACCCTTATTTACTATGACAAAGCCTGCTATCACATCAATATCGACATCTTCAACTTTAAATTCAAGAAATTTTTTAGTTTTGTATTGAATATTGGGATTTTTAGGCTGAAGTTCTCCTAAAGAGAGCAATATATTCTTTAATGCTTGCACATCGCTTTCTGCAACCATAATATCTATATCATGAAATTCACTTGATATTCCTTTTATATATAATAAAAGAGATGCCCCTATTCCCCATGTGATATTATTATCATTTAGCTCTTTTGCAATTTTAGAAAGAACTTCAAACTTCTTTTCTACCTCTATCATGCTTGACCTCCACGATTCCCTATTTACCTAGCTATATTTTTTAATAATTACTGGTTTACCTTTATTTACAATAACTTTCATCTAACATATCTGTTATATTTACCTATAAATATTTGGACAGTATTGAACTTTGTTTTGTTTAGCAAACTCATCTATCCCTAGTAGTACCTATATATATTTATTTCATCATAAATTTCAATAATCCCTTTCAAATTATTAAGTGAATCATAATATCTTTTTTCGTATTTATTTTCATTATAATATATTGACTTATATATAGTAATATTATAAAGTTTCGATTTCAACTTTTATGGCTGTAGCACCTTCTAATTGAAACCATTTTAAGTGTGCCTTAAACTCTGATTCAACCTTATCTAGGTTACATATATTTTCTATAACGTAAGCGCCTTTATTTTCAACATATTTATCTATTACTACATGATGTTCTCCATGCTGTATTCCACTTAAATCAATTCCTACTAATCTCACGTTAAAATCTAATAATTTATCTACAAGTTCATTAGTTAGATATGGCCTTGATTCAGAATTAAAATACTCCTCACTTCCGTATCCGTAGTTTTCTAAATATCCAGTTCTAAATATTACAAAAGAATTTTCTTTAACTCTTATATTATCTAATATACCAGTATCTATAATATCTAAATTTCTAGCATCTATTACACTAACATCTATTTCTGATGGTAGCTGTATTTTTGATAAATTATAACAATCTATATGGGTTCCTATATGTTGCCTTTGATGTGCTGGTTGTGATTCTCCCCATTGCAATATTTTCTGAGGAATATTGAATTCCTTTAGATGCAAATTCATCTTATATATCTCCTTCCACCTCTATGATTTTATCTAAATAGTTATTAAACTTTTTTAAAAAACTAGCTACAACTTCTTGCTCTTCTTCATCTATATTTTTAAAAAACTTATTATTTCTTTCTTCCCACTGCCTATGTTTTATTTCATGATGTTTATATAACCTTTCACCTAACTCTGTTAACTTAAAATATATTTCCTTATCATTCTCAGGTTTTTTGTATTTATCAATAAGTTTATTATTTAAAAGCTTTTTACAAAGTTTACTTATGGCACCCCTAGTCATATTCATGCTTTGAGCTATTTTAGTAACATTAGGATCCTCCATTTTGCCTATGAAATCTATACAATGTATTTCTGAAACTCCATACTTCTCATATTCACCCTTAAATGATATCTTTCCTAAAATTTCTTCTTTTTCATATATCTCTTTAAAACTCTTCATAATAATATTAATATTATCCACTTCAAACACCTTCCTATTATCTTCAACAAAGCAACACTATTTTTGTTTCCTTGGATACAATATTAATATATTATTGTTTCCTTGTCAACAATATTAATGTAAAAAAATAAAAGACCACTAAAATCGAGACCACTGAAAAACTTATAGTTTTTCGGGGGTTTACTTTTTACATAATTTAAAAGACTCAAGTTTATACCATTTTGTGGTATGAGCTTGAGTCTTTTTGTATTATTAAACCCTAATCGGGTATATTTACTGATTGCTTAGAGTCAATATTCTCTTCAAGTTTACAGCAAAAATGGTCAATGCACCTTGCATTTGCATGCCAACAAGACCTGCGGCTGACGCAACATCATACCCATGTCTATGTTTCATTTCACTATTTTTAGCTTCAATTTTATATCTCTCTTTTGATTTTTCTTTAAAAAAATCAGTTTCTTGAAATTCAATATGTTTTTGATGCGTATTCGTTTTGATTGAAACTGAGTATGATTTAGTTTTAGCACCTTCTTTATAGCACCCTTGTTTTAAAGGGCAACACTGACACTTTTTAACATCAAAAAAATAAGAAATTACTGTACCTAGTCCATCTTTGGCATGTTTTTTAGGTCTAGTACTAGTTTTCTTAGTACTCATATGGCCAGCTTCACACGCATACATATCTGCATCTTTATTATATTCAAACTTCGTTTTAGTTTGTCTTTTGTTACCATGAGATACTGATTTACTAAGCTTTGCAATTAGATTTTTTTCACTTTCATTTACATATTCTATATTTTCTTTTTCTGAATAAGCTGCATCTCCAATAATATTTTCTATGTTTAAGCCAGAGGCTTCGCTCTTTTCAATAAGTGATTTTAGTTGTTTTCCATCGTGTTTTTCTCCCGAAGTAACTACAGCAGCAGTAATAATACGTTCCTCAGTCATTGCAATATGAGTTTTATACCCAAAGAAAGATGTATCAGCAGTTTTGTGTCCAACTTTTGCGTCAGCATCTTTAGAGAATGACAAAACCTCTAAATCATCTTCGATTGTTTCTTTTAATAAATTTAATTTTTCTTTTACAGCTGGATAACTTGAAATGACCTCTTCTTTTTCAATAACTGATATAAGTTTTTGACAATACTCTATTTCATCCTCAAGAAGACCGTTGTTAACTTTATTAGGAAACCTTGCTTTCATTGACTCATCAATGTTATAAACTGACTTTCGAAGTTTTTTAGATTGTTCAATTAAAACTTCCCTAGGTGTTTTTTGATTGTATCTAGCTTTGGTATGAGTTGAATCAACAATAATTGATTTTGATTTTATAATTTCCTTTTCCAATGCTATTTCTACGGTTTTAGAAATTAGCATGTCCATTAGATTAGTGTCCTTTAAGCGTAGCTTTCTAAATTTAGTTAAAGAACTTGGATTAATTACATCCTCCTCCGGAGCCATATCTAAGAAATATTTAAAAGACATATCATATTTAGAGCGTTCAACAACATCTACATCAGAAATATTGAAAATAGTTTTTAGTAAAAGATATTTAAACATTCTTATTGGGTCAATCGCTCCGCGACCGTTATTATTGCAATATGTAGAAACTAATTCATCGTAGATGAATGAGAAATCTACCATTTCTTTAATCCTTCTCAACATATTATCTTTAGGGATAATCCTATCATATATATCACCATATTCGCTTAATATCATCTTTTGATGCATTAACATAAAATCACCTGCTTAAATTAGTAATATAAAAATTATACTAAAAAATAGACATAACATCTACACAAACTGTAGTGTTATGTCTATTAAGATTAGGAGGGTACTTTTTCAGTACCCTCACTAAAATCTGTAGTCTTTTATTTAAAACTCATTCCTTTCTATTAATTGAAATGTAATTTTCTTTTTTTACAATTGATATTCCAATGGACCTAAAAAACTATAATACCATCACCAGCTTTTATAAAATATATCATTTTAAAATATATCATTACAATAACATCTTAGATCCATATATTATAACTTAAGTTAATTATGATATAATAAACATAAGGTATTGGAGGTGTTTTTATGAAGGTCTGTGATACATTCAGCTGTAAATCAGCTTGCTCCTTGCAAAGACTACAAAAAGGTCAGCTATGCTTTGTTTGGAGCCTAAGCTGTTAAGTTAGCTGAAATGCTTACATGCTTTAGGTTCTGTAACACATAGCTTTTTAGTATTCTTTGCTTTGATACTATGATAAAAGTGGAGGAGTAAGGAAATGAAGTATGTAAAGGCGCAAGATGTGTTACCAGAAGAAATTCTTAAAATAATACAAGAATATGTAGATGGAAAATATCTTTATGTCCCCAGAAAAAATGAAAATCATAAGGCTTGGGGAGAAAAAAGTGGTATAAAAAATATTCTTAAAGCGAGAAATATTGAAATTTACAAAAAATACCTTAGTGGAACTACTATTAGTGAACTAACTAAAGAATATTACCTATCAGAAAAAAGTATAAGAAGAATAATAGGTCAAGAAAAACGTATACTCTCATAATCATTACA
The nucleotide sequence above comes from Hathewaya histolytica. Encoded proteins:
- a CDS encoding cyclase family protein, with translation MNLHLKEFNIPQKILQWGESQPAHQRQHIGTHIDCYNLSKIQLPSEIDVSVIDARNLDIIDTGILDNIRVKENSFVIFRTGYLENYGYGSEEYFNSESRPYLTNELVDKLLDFNVRLVGIDLSGIQHGEHHVVIDKYVENKGAYVIENICNLDKVESEFKAHLKWFQLEGATAIKVEIETL
- a CDS encoding MarR family transcriptional regulator — its product is MFEVDNINIIMKSFKEIYEKEEILGKISFKGEYEKYGVSEIHCIDFIGKMEDPNVTKIAQSMNMTRGAISKLCKKLLNNKLIDKYKKPENDKEIYFKLTELGERLYKHHEIKHRQWEERNNKFFKNIDEEEQEVVASFLKKFNNYLDKIIEVEGDI
- a CDS encoding ABC transporter substrate-binding protein — its product is MKKLFKLLSLSICIVMMGTFFVGCSKESPKEISFFNYGENIDKETIKEFEKKYGIKVNIETFDDMETMYQKISKGGVKYDVILVSDALMPRMIKKDLVQKINKDNIPNISQMDKDYLNLEIDPGNKYSVPYMFGTVGLIYNKNVVKEKVDSWDILWNEKYKGKVFMFDTYRDTMGAALKKLGYSLNSTNPKEIEEAKELLLKQRKSLNPIYGVDNGTTMIPAGESDINMIWSGEGLNLQDENPNLVYVVPKEGANFWIDSLCIPSNAKNVEGAEKFINFVSDKESALRIADEIGYTTPNKEARLKQPEEVRNNPNAYMPKEIMDRCEIYVDFPKEVKKLYDHAWVNIKSSN
- a CDS encoding protein adenylyltransferase SelO; this encodes MKEEKLTTETGFNFENSYARLPKMFFTRQSPSHVPSPKLVAINYSLIKSLGLSDKALQSNDGVDILAGNKIPEEAKPLAQAYAGHQFGHFTMLGDGRAMLMGEHMTPKGEVFDIQLKGSGRTAYSRGGDGKAALGPMLREYIISEAMNALGIPTTRSLAVVTTGEQIIRETELPGAILTRVASSHIRVGTFQYASQWGTVEELKALADYTLQKHFEGTEHKENPHLFLLQEVIKKQAELIAKWQLVGFIHGVMNTDNMAISGETIDYGPCAFMDVYDTATVFSSIDIHGRYAYGNQPNIAAWNLARFAETLLPLLHDNKDEAIKLAQNEISGFTKLYKYNWLSGMRAKLGIFNEELTDEYLIEGLLSTMQKYGADYTNTFRALTLDNIEYMALFGTKEFNQWYELWQDRLTRQEESKDDVKRLMKSSNPAVIPRNHRVEEALDAAVKQGDYGVMDRLLDVLSKPYSYSEEQEYYSTLPKPSTCPYRTYCGT
- a CDS encoding IS1182 family transposase, encoding MLMHQKMILSEYGDIYDRIIPKDNMLRRIKEMVDFSFIYDELVSTYCNNNGRGAIDPIRMFKYLLLKTIFNISDVDVVERSKYDMSFKYFLDMAPEEDVINPSSLTKFRKLRLKDTNLMDMLISKTVEIALEKEIIKSKSIIVDSTHTKARYNQKTPREVLIEQSKKLRKSVYNIDESMKARFPNKVNNGLLEDEIEYCQKLISVIEKEEVISSYPAVKEKLNLLKETIEDDLEVLSFSKDADAKVGHKTADTSFFGYKTHIAMTEERIITAAVVTSGEKHDGKQLKSLIEKSEASGLNIENIIGDAAYSEKENIEYVNESEKNLIAKLSKSVSHGNKRQTKTKFEYNKDADMYACEAGHMSTKKTSTRPKKHAKDGLGTVISYFFDVKKCQCCPLKQGCYKEGAKTKSYSVSIKTNTHQKHIEFQETDFFKEKSKERYKIEAKNSEMKHRHGYDVASAAGLVGMQMQGALTIFAVNLKRILTLSNQ
- a CDS encoding nucleotidyltransferase family protein, which encodes MIEVEKKFEVLSKIAKELNDNNITWGIGASLLLYIKGISSEFHDIDIMVAESDVQALKNILLSLGELQPKNPNIQYKTKKFLEFKVEDVDIDVIAGFVIVNKGRDFYFQLNKDDIIDYTEINGVKIPLQSVTEWRNYYELMGRIEKVKMIDYKYYLLKKFSSS